The following proteins are encoded in a genomic region of Candidatus Edwardsbacteria bacterium:
- a CDS encoding carboxypeptidase-like regulatory domain-containing protein — translation MKRHMLILTTLIVAFGAAQAARFPLLGGPGLIHLQSAKAGQGFGFRSFNAITNYGGQKVSYLPGSDNSYSDLWSYNLVNYSPMNNLAFMVVGLAHAEQWSINSPGGDSLDNTLGCPGDFTIAAKYGLQLYDGQVDLAAMPMVSIPMDEKKFQDSPSQTGKVDFGGKLLTDIAMDKTSILVNVGFFTRGDQRPQVPAGLGVNYEINSRFSAFMETSAELRIGSLKDSLPDSMILSGRGFDRTEARLTPGLRFVPLPLLGVNLAADIGLTKATPAWQVVLGLDFPAAAGLIRSIIMPGTIAGLIKHRRTSQPIRGMISFPGTNVPAVVSEPNGSYQLKLNPGTYNIKVMANGFRTVDRKLEIKSGESQSWDLTLSPREGTIKGQVADAATGRPVLAVITLNGSGDRYNNDQVTGGFSFTLAAPKKYDLSVIAQGYQPYQTNISLTDKEESIQNIVLQPIPKPKPVQPAVVQKPAKPPVAATVKPKPVRTPAPKAPGLSPKEVAGLYKTGVKQYMSEEYDKAVATFKKLLAADPGNTKAKDYLKKSQERLKKIRG, via the coding sequence ATGAAAAGACATATGTTAATTCTGACGACCCTGATTGTGGCGTTTGGTGCCGCACAAGCTGCGCGGTTTCCGCTTTTGGGCGGGCCGGGACTGATCCATCTACAGTCGGCCAAGGCCGGACAGGGCTTTGGTTTCAGAAGCTTCAACGCCATCACCAATTACGGCGGTCAGAAAGTGTCCTATCTGCCGGGCAGCGATAATTCGTACAGCGACCTGTGGAGCTACAACCTGGTAAATTATTCGCCGATGAATAACCTGGCCTTTATGGTGGTCGGCCTGGCCCATGCCGAGCAATGGAGCATAAACAGCCCCGGAGGAGACAGCCTGGACAACACCCTGGGCTGCCCCGGCGATTTTACCATAGCCGCCAAATACGGCCTCCAGCTTTATGACGGCCAGGTGGACCTGGCGGCCATGCCGATGGTCTCCATTCCCATGGATGAAAAGAAATTTCAGGATTCACCCTCGCAGACCGGGAAGGTTGATTTCGGGGGAAAACTGCTGACCGATATTGCCATGGACAAAACCAGCATCCTGGTAAATGTGGGGTTTTTCACCCGGGGCGACCAGCGTCCCCAGGTCCCGGCCGGGCTGGGTGTCAATTATGAAATAAACAGCCGGTTCTCGGCTTTCATGGAAACCTCGGCTGAACTGCGGATCGGTTCTCTGAAGGATTCCCTGCCCGATTCTATGATTCTTTCAGGGCGGGGCTTCGACCGCACCGAAGCCAGGCTAACTCCCGGACTTCGTTTTGTTCCGCTTCCCTTATTGGGCGTTAACCTGGCCGCCGATATCGGGCTGACCAAGGCCACCCCAGCCTGGCAAGTGGTTCTGGGGCTGGATTTCCCGGCCGCCGCCGGGCTTATCAGGTCCATCATTATGCCCGGCACCATCGCCGGCCTGATAAAACACCGCCGGACCAGCCAGCCGATCAGGGGCATGATCAGCTTCCCCGGCACCAATGTACCGGCGGTGGTCAGCGAGCCCAACGGAAGCTATCAATTAAAGCTGAATCCCGGCACCTACAATATCAAGGTGATGGCCAACGGTTTCCGGACGGTTGACCGGAAGTTAGAGATCAAATCCGGCGAATCGCAGTCCTGGGATCTGACCCTCAGCCCCCGGGAGGGCACCATCAAGGGACAGGTGGCCGATGCCGCCACCGGCAGGCCGGTGCTGGCCGTCATCACCCTGAACGGCAGCGGCGACAGATACAACAACGACCAGGTTACCGGGGGCTTTAGTTTCACCCTGGCCGCCCCAAAAAAATACGATCTGTCTGTGATCGCCCAAGGCTATCAGCCTTATCAAACCAACATCAGTTTGACGGACAAGGAAGAATCCATTCAGAATATCGTACTGCAACCCATTCCTAAACCCAAGCCGGTTCAGCCGGCAGTAGTCCAAAAACCAGCCAAGCCGCCGGTGGCCGCGACGGTAAAGCCCAAACCGGTAAGAACGCCTGCTCCCAAGGCGCCCGGCTTAAGCCCCAAGGAGGTGGCTGGCCTGTATAAGACCGGTGTCAAGCAATACATGAGCGAGGAATACGACAAGGCCGTGGCCACTTTTAAAAAGCTGTTGGCGGCCGACCCCGGAAACACCAAAGCCAAGGATTACCTGAAAAAGAGCCAGGAACGTTTAAAGAAAATTAGAGGATAG
- the mnmE gene encoding tRNA uridine-5-carboxymethylaminomethyl(34) synthesis GTPase MnmE, producing MKINDTIAAIATGTGPAALSMVRISGPDSANIGNAIFSGKVRPSAMKSHVLYYGHIVDAGGTRLDEAMLVVLKPPHSFTAEEMVEITCHGGAASAGAVLEAALAAGARPARPGEFSLRAFLNGRIDLAQAEAVCDIINAKTGAAARAALERLSGGLSRKVAAVRESLLDAAALVESMIDFPEEDLPPADSRDLIKKIELAESQVKQLLKGSRAAMVLKDGARVVIAGRPNVGKSSLFNMLLKEEKAIVTETAGTTRDVLEGWIDIKGIPVRLFDTAGLRETSDNIEAHGVSRARGKLEQADLVLLVLDGTSPITAEDQRLLSETEKYHRLVLLNKSDLGHPSNSKADRSWLRISAITEQGLPELEGSIVSQLTDGQGIEAGAASAANARQVQLMENSLKYLKTAIDGLEKKLSYELLASDLKAAIDDLGQITGQTVGDDILNRIFEKFCIGK from the coding sequence ATGAAAATAAACGATACCATAGCCGCCATAGCCACCGGCACGGGGCCGGCCGCCCTGTCCATGGTCAGGATCTCCGGGCCGGATTCGGCCAATATCGGCAATGCCATTTTCTCCGGGAAGGTGAGGCCATCGGCTATGAAAAGCCATGTGCTGTATTACGGGCATATTGTTGATGCCGGAGGCACCCGGCTTGATGAGGCCATGTTGGTTGTTTTAAAGCCGCCGCATTCTTTTACCGCCGAGGAGATGGTGGAGATCACCTGCCATGGGGGTGCGGCATCGGCCGGCGCGGTGCTGGAGGCGGCCCTGGCCGCCGGCGCCCGTCCGGCCCGGCCGGGAGAATTCTCTTTGCGGGCCTTTCTTAACGGCCGGATAGACCTGGCCCAGGCCGAGGCGGTGTGCGATATCATCAACGCCAAGACCGGCGCCGCCGCCCGGGCCGCCTTAGAAAGGCTCTCCGGGGGGCTCTCCCGCAAGGTGGCTGCCGTCAGGGAGAGCCTGCTGGATGCGGCCGCCCTGGTGGAATCCATGATAGACTTTCCCGAGGAGGATCTTCCTCCGGCAGATTCAAGGGACCTCATTAAAAAAATTGAACTGGCGGAGAGCCAGGTCAAACAATTATTAAAAGGCAGCCGGGCCGCCATGGTGCTCAAGGACGGGGCCCGGGTGGTGATAGCCGGAAGACCCAATGTGGGGAAATCCAGCCTGTTCAACATGCTGCTCAAGGAGGAGAAGGCCATCGTCACCGAAACGGCCGGCACCACCCGCGACGTGCTGGAGGGCTGGATAGATATCAAGGGCATCCCCGTCCGTTTGTTCGATACTGCCGGCCTAAGGGAAACGTCCGATAACATCGAGGCCCACGGCGTCAGCCGGGCCCGGGGCAAGCTGGAGCAGGCCGACCTGGTGCTGTTGGTGCTGGACGGCACATCGCCCATAACGGCCGAGGACCAAAGACTTTTATCCGAGACCGAAAAATACCATCGCTTGGTTTTGTTAAATAAAAGCGATCTGGGCCATCCCTCCAATAGTAAAGCCGATAGATCCTGGCTGAGGATCTCGGCTATTACCGAACAGGGCCTGCCGGAATTAGAGGGATCCATTGTGTCCCAGCTTACCGACGGACAGGGCATCGAGGCCGGAGCCGCCTCGGCCGCCAATGCCCGGCAGGTGCAGTTGATGGAGAACAGCTTAAAATATTTGAAAACGGCTATCGACGGGCTTGAGAAAAAGCTGTCATACGAGCTGTTGGCCAGCGATCTCAAGGCGGCCATCGATGACTTGGGCCAGATAACCGGCCAGACCGTGGGTGATGATATCTTGAACAGGATATTCGAAAAATTCTGCATCGGAAAATGA
- a CDS encoding DUF4184 family protein encodes MPFTAAHPAMVLPIKARWPKYFSLTALVVGSMAPDFEFFIHFYPLRGPGHTLLGSLYFNLPLIFLTAVLFHYVVKKPLIYCLPASMGKRFYKLAQDRWSIATPRNFMVFTYSALVGMLTHFFLDAFTHPLQMFQNVAPFLVKRLFTIHFYGAQYGVPAHNVIHLAVTAIGLGVILYYIMKLKPAAAGEKRKIGQLFKWAYWGSGLTLAVAITVLRTIQVRGRPGMGFFEHYGVSFLSGLILGFLAVSLVYKAFREFR; translated from the coding sequence ATGCCTTTTACCGCCGCACATCCGGCCATGGTCCTGCCTATCAAGGCCAGATGGCCGAAATATTTCAGCCTGACCGCCCTGGTGGTGGGCAGCATGGCCCCGGATTTTGAATTCTTCATCCATTTCTATCCGCTTCGGGGGCCGGGCCACACCCTGCTGGGCTCGCTGTATTTCAACCTGCCGCTGATCTTCCTGACGGCGGTGCTGTTCCACTATGTGGTGAAAAAGCCTCTGATATATTGCCTGCCCGCGTCCATGGGCAAGCGTTTTTATAAACTGGCCCAGGATAGATGGTCCATAGCTACGCCCAGGAATTTTATGGTCTTTACCTATTCCGCCCTGGTTGGCATGCTGACCCATTTCTTTTTGGACGCCTTCACCCATCCCCTGCAGATGTTCCAGAATGTGGCGCCGTTCCTGGTGAAACGCCTCTTTACCATTCATTTTTACGGGGCGCAATACGGCGTGCCGGCACATAATGTCATTCACCTGGCGGTGACGGCCATCGGCCTCGGGGTGATCCTTTATTACATCATGAAATTGAAACCGGCCGCGGCCGGAGAGAAAAGAAAGATCGGTCAGCTTTTCAAGTGGGCCTATTGGGGCTCCGGGCTGACCCTGGCGGTGGCCATCACTGTCCTGCGCACCATTCAGGTGAGGGGCCGGCCGGGGATGGGGTTTTTCGAGCACTACGGGGTCTCCTTTCTGAGCGGCTTGATACTGGGATTCCTGGCGGTATCCCTGGTCTATAAGGCTTTTCGGGAATTCCGATAG
- a CDS encoding alpha/beta hydrolase: protein MIFYPQKISQAEVEGIRKNYKNVEEISLKTKDGIILKGWFVNNSSADRPKILFYFGGNAEEVSYLIEKVPEFKDWSLVLINYRGYGQSGGKVSERSLYSDAIESYDHFIGRLDIKDPKIAIMGRSIGTGVATYLAKNKRSDAVILVSPYTSLKALAKVHYPLLPAGLILKYKFNSIERAPQIKAPLLMIVAADDRTIPPTQSYQVAEEWGGKVTVKEFTGADHNSLSSDSGYWPAIASFLDGM, encoded by the coding sequence ATGATCTTTTACCCCCAGAAGATCAGCCAGGCCGAAGTCGAAGGCATAAGAAAGAACTACAAAAATGTTGAAGAAATAAGTCTGAAGACAAAAGACGGAATAATCTTAAAGGGTTGGTTTGTTAATAACAGTTCTGCCGACAGGCCAAAGATCCTGTTCTATTTCGGCGGCAATGCCGAGGAGGTTTCGTATCTGATAGAAAAAGTCCCGGAGTTCAAGGACTGGTCGCTGGTCCTGATCAATTACCGGGGATACGGCCAAAGCGGAGGGAAGGTGAGTGAAAGATCGCTTTATAGCGATGCCATCGAAAGCTACGATCATTTTATCGGCCGGCTGGACATCAAAGACCCCAAGATCGCGATCATGGGCCGGAGTATCGGCACCGGGGTGGCCACCTATCTGGCTAAAAACAAAAGATCTGACGCCGTGATACTGGTTTCTCCATATACCAGCCTGAAGGCCCTGGCAAAAGTTCACTACCCGCTATTGCCGGCCGGGTTGATACTTAAATATAAGTTCAACTCCATCGAGCGAGCCCCCCAGATAAAAGCCCCCTTGTTGATGATCGTGGCTGCGGACGACAGAACCATTCCGCCCACCCAATCCTACCAAGTGGCCGAAGAATGGGGCGGGAAGGTGACGGTAAAGGAATTTACCGGGGCTGACCACAACTCGCTCAGCAG